From the genome of Marixanthomonas ophiurae, one region includes:
- a CDS encoding 1-aminocyclopropane-1-carboxylate deaminase/D-cysteine desulfhydrase, translating to MKNFTTRFFNATFHSDIEQVPLASFIETSSNLYMLREDQIHPFVSGNKFRKLKYNIQQAVKEDHKTLLTFGGAYSNHIAAVASAGKLAGLQTIGVIRGEELSSKISDNATLSYAQKQGMQFQFVTREAYRDKYEASFIETLRSTYGNFYLLPEGGTNALAVKGCEEILSGVEKHVDYICAPVGTGGTVAGLIEASKPQQKTLGFSALKGTFQTSEIQKYTSKTNFEIIDDYCFGGYAKIDLQLVRFINEFYKKTGIPLDPVYTGKMLFGIVDLLKRGHFKENSRIFAIHTGGLQGITGMNQRLKKKNLPQIDL from the coding sequence ATGAAGAACTTCACTACAAGATTTTTTAACGCTACTTTTCATTCCGATATAGAACAGGTGCCTTTAGCTTCTTTTATTGAAACCTCTTCTAATCTTTATATGCTTCGCGAAGACCAGATTCATCCTTTTGTTTCGGGGAATAAATTCAGAAAACTGAAATATAATATTCAGCAAGCTGTAAAAGAGGACCATAAAACGTTGCTTACCTTTGGCGGAGCATATTCAAACCATATTGCGGCAGTTGCATCTGCAGGGAAACTAGCAGGCTTACAGACTATAGGGGTGATTCGGGGGGAGGAACTATCAAGTAAAATAAGTGATAATGCAACACTTTCTTATGCCCAAAAACAAGGCATGCAATTTCAGTTTGTAACCCGGGAAGCCTACCGGGATAAATATGAAGCATCATTTATAGAAACACTTAGAAGTACCTATGGAAATTTCTATTTATTGCCCGAGGGAGGCACCAATGCTTTGGCAGTAAAGGGTTGTGAAGAAATACTTTCTGGAGTTGAAAAACATGTAGATTACATCTGTGCTCCGGTTGGAACAGGTGGTACAGTAGCTGGGTTGATAGAAGCGTCGAAGCCACAACAAAAAACACTTGGTTTTTCGGCCTTGAAAGGAACCTTTCAAACTTCAGAAATTCAAAAATATACTTCAAAAACCAATTTTGAAATTATAGATGATTACTGTTTTGGAGGGTATGCTAAAATAGATTTGCAATTGGTGCGTTTTATTAATGAGTTTTATAAAAAAACCGGAATCCCATTAGATCCGGTCTATACCGGAAAAATGCTATTTGGCATTGTAGACTTGCTGAAACGTGGGCATTTCAAAGAAAATAGCCGTATTTTTGCCATCCATACAGGAGGTTTACAAGGTATTACCGGTATGAATCAACGTTTAAAAAAGAAAAATTTGCCACAAATAGACCTATAA
- a CDS encoding choice-of-anchor B family protein, whose amino-acid sequence MKKLLLLALLSTTLSFSQTPCSGGSANGYPCNGITLQSHISASDLGGDEGQDSWGWTDSATGKEYALVAMDNGTAFVDISDPVNPVFIGRLESHTGSSLWRDVKVYNNHAYIVSDSNGNHGVQVFDLTRLRDSEIQSETLPINFTRDGRYSGVGSAHNIIINEDTGYAYVLGSNRNGGGPRILDLSDPKNPTLAGDIGTYGYCHDAQVVLYDGPDPDYQGKEILIGSFSSSDYVQILDVTDKNNVTRISRVDYINKEYTHQGWFTEDKRFFIVGDEVDEEEHGFNTKTIVFDLTDLDAPTEHYVHYGATAAIDHNGYVRGNRFYLANYSAGMRVMRVEGLYESTPSMTEINSFDTYPSNNSAGFNGTWNVYPYFESGNLVVTGFGNAFVDGDGGLFILKDPNYDNTAPTVVCQPVTATLDRTTGSVTITADDVDNGSTDDFGIVKKSIEASQTTFTCADVGRSIPVTLTVEDDYGNKSSCNTTITVEAETTSYNGASWSNGAPSVGSNAKISADYNTATNTSFQACSCEVDTGRTLTVNTGDYVDVQKDITVNGTLMIAHEGSVVQRDNDAVTTNNGTISVQKITPNLEGRDFMILGSPVSGETRNGVYGTSVMVRNHITENFVPNPQVENDFPLAENFADNDGDNWVNYTGNINAGEGYLVRPQTTPTGTGSFTLDYTQGTLNNGIVNFNLVFNTEQNDSPNMLGNPYPSAIDAQVFLAENTTIDALYFWEHLTAPNPSYPGYNPNNYNMSDISMYNAMGGTAAGNDPGTSTRPNDYIASGQGFGVKTTAAGTAVFNNSMRVTDNNDTYREPAFDSDRIWLNVYNEKWEMGSAILIGFSDASTNGLDTKFDTKRLATPVSLYSTMPSGEQLAIQGLAPLKNETQVSLGFDTQVDEETEYRVSINDIQGATIETAVVYLIDNKNNTVTNLSESDYAFTAEKGQFTNRFTLQFKKVEILGTEESLSNIAIFPNPANTVLNIVSPNTYLNNISVYDLLGRRIDQNVGPKTNSYQLNLASLHTGIYFVKIDTEMGTITKKLIKK is encoded by the coding sequence ATGAAAAAATTATTACTTCTCGCCCTGCTATCCACTACATTGAGTTTTTCCCAAACCCCATGTTCGGGTGGATCTGCAAATGGGTACCCATGTAACGGCATTACCCTTCAAAGCCATATTAGCGCATCAGATCTTGGAGGTGATGAAGGTCAAGACTCTTGGGGGTGGACAGATTCTGCTACCGGCAAAGAATATGCTTTAGTAGCTATGGATAACGGTACCGCTTTTGTCGATATTAGTGACCCCGTAAACCCAGTATTTATTGGAAGATTAGAGTCACATACGGGAAGTAGTCTTTGGAGAGACGTAAAAGTATATAACAACCATGCGTACATTGTTAGCGATAGTAATGGTAACCACGGTGTACAAGTGTTTGATCTTACTCGTTTAAGAGATTCTGAAATACAAAGTGAAACATTACCTATAAATTTTACAAGAGATGGAAGGTATAGTGGTGTAGGCAGCGCCCACAATATTATAATTAATGAAGATACTGGGTATGCCTACGTACTTGGATCCAACAGAAATGGTGGAGGCCCTCGTATTTTAGATCTATCAGACCCTAAAAATCCTACTTTAGCAGGTGACATTGGCACCTACGGTTATTGTCATGATGCACAAGTAGTATTATATGATGGTCCAGATCCAGATTATCAAGGTAAAGAGATATTAATTGGAAGCTTTAGTAGTTCAGATTATGTACAAATTTTAGATGTTACTGACAAAAACAATGTCACTCGTATAAGTAGAGTGGACTATATAAATAAAGAATATACACATCAAGGTTGGTTTACAGAAGATAAACGATTTTTTATAGTTGGAGATGAAGTAGATGAAGAAGAACATGGGTTTAACACTAAAACAATTGTTTTTGACTTGACAGATTTAGATGCCCCAACAGAACATTATGTTCATTATGGAGCTACAGCAGCTATAGACCATAATGGTTATGTTCGTGGAAACCGCTTTTACTTAGCTAATTATTCAGCAGGTATGAGAGTTATGAGAGTAGAAGGCTTATATGAAAGCACCCCAAGCATGACCGAAATAAATTCGTTTGATACATATCCATCAAATAATTCTGCTGGCTTTAACGGAACTTGGAATGTATACCCCTATTTTGAAAGTGGAAACCTTGTGGTGACGGGTTTTGGTAATGCTTTTGTAGACGGTGACGGCGGTCTTTTTATATTAAAAGACCCAAACTACGACAACACTGCACCAACGGTGGTTTGTCAACCTGTAACAGCAACATTAGACCGTACAACAGGTTCCGTAACTATTACTGCAGACGATGTTGATAACGGTTCTACAGATGACTTCGGAATTGTAAAAAAATCAATCGAAGCTTCTCAAACTACTTTTACCTGTGCAGATGTTGGAAGGTCCATCCCTGTTACATTGACTGTTGAAGATGATTATGGAAATAAATCATCTTGCAATACAACCATAACAGTAGAAGCCGAAACAACTAGTTACAACGGTGCTAGCTGGAGTAACGGCGCTCCTTCTGTAGGTTCTAATGCCAAAATAAGTGCAGATTACAACACAGCAACAAATACCAGTTTTCAAGCGTGTTCTTGCGAGGTAGATACTGGTAGAACATTAACCGTAAATACTGGCGACTATGTAGATGTTCAAAAAGACATTACAGTAAACGGAACCTTAATGATTGCGCACGAAGGGAGTGTAGTGCAACGCGACAATGACGCCGTAACTACAAACAACGGTACTATTTCAGTACAAAAGATAACACCTAATCTAGAAGGACGTGATTTTATGATATTAGGTAGTCCCGTTTCTGGAGAAACCCGAAATGGCGTATATGGCACTTCAGTTATGGTACGTAACCATATCACCGAAAACTTTGTACCCAACCCACAAGTGGAAAACGACTTTCCATTAGCCGAAAACTTTGCCGATAATGATGGCGACAATTGGGTTAACTATACTGGAAACATTAATGCTGGTGAAGGATATTTAGTGCGTCCGCAAACCACCCCAACCGGTACAGGCTCCTTTACCTTAGATTATACCCAAGGTACATTAAACAATGGTATTGTTAATTTTAATTTGGTATTTAATACTGAGCAAAATGACAGTCCAAATATGCTAGGTAACCCCTATCCATCGGCTATTGATGCACAAGTATTTTTAGCGGAAAATACAACAATAGATGCACTTTATTTCTGGGAACACTTAACGGCTCCTAACCCATCGTACCCGGGTTACAACCCCAATAATTATAATATGAGCGATATCTCTATGTACAATGCTATGGGGGGCACTGCAGCAGGGAACGATCCTGGAACCTCAACCAGACCTAATGACTATATTGCATCAGGACAAGGGTTTGGCGTAAAAACTACGGCCGCTGGAACAGCTGTTTTTAACAACAGTATGCGGGTTACCGATAATAACGACACCTACCGGGAACCAGCTTTTGATAGCGACCGCATTTGGTTAAATGTTTACAATGAAAAGTGGGAGATGGGAAGCGCAATCCTAATCGGGTTTTCCGATGCTTCCACAAATGGACTAGACACTAAATTCGACACCAAACGCTTGGCTACTCCAGTTTCATTATATTCTACAATGCCTTCAGGAGAGCAACTCGCTATTCAAGGGCTTGCACCGCTTAAAAATGAAACACAAGTTTCCCTTGGGTTTGACACTCAGGTTGATGAAGAAACAGAATACCGTGTTTCTATAAACGACATTCAAGGTGCCACTATTGAAACCGCTGTTGTCTACTTGATAGACAATAAAAACAATACAGTAACCAACTTAAGTGAAAGCGATTATGCGTTTACTGCTGAAAAAGGGCAGTTTACTAACCGTTTTACCCTTCAGTTTAAGAAAGTAGAAATTTTGGGAACGGAAGAAAGCCTTTCTAACATTGCCATTTTCCCGAACCCAGCCAATACGGTATTAAACATCGTTTCACCTAACACCTATTTGAATAACATTTCGGTGTACGATTTATTGGGAAGAAGAATCGATCAAAACGTAGGGCCTAAAACCAACAGCTATCAATTAAACTTGGCTTCACTCCATACAGGCATCTATTTTGTAAAAATCGATACCGAAATGGGAACGATTACCAAAAAATTGATTAAAAAGTAG